The Saprospiraceae bacterium genome includes the window GAAAATACGAAGAAGGTGCATTCAATTAACCCCGCCACTCCTACGCGACTTTCAACTTACGACCTACAACCTGCTATGCTCCTTCCACGCGACCAAAAACCTCCAATACCTCCATCCCTCCATTACCTCCACGTCCAAATAAAACCTATGCACCAATAGAATCAAAATGACAATCAAAATCAAAATGAAAATACGAAGAAGGTGCCTTCAATTAACCCGGCCACTCCTACGCGACTTTCAACTTACGACCTACAACCTGCTATGCCCCTTCCACGCGACCAAAAACCTCCAATACCTCTAAACCTCCATTACCTCCCCGTCCCAAAAAAAGCTCGTGAACTTGTCACTTCCTAGCCTTCCTATGCCCAGGATTTACTTCAAATGCTCCAAGATCAGCTCCGAATCCGAATAAATAGTGCCCAGGATGCCCCCCAATTTATAATTATCAAAGCCCAAAAAGAAAATACCAGTATGAAAGCCATCAGCGATTGGCGTCTTAGGACAGCCATACTGATCCAATAAGTCCTCGGCTTTTTCCAGGAATGCCTCTACTTTGGCCTTATAACCAGTGGCCAGGATGACACTGTCCACTTCGAGGTGTCCGCCCGTTTTGAGTTGGACACCTGTTTCGGTGAAATGGTCAATGTCTTTGACTACTTTGATGGCTCCAGCTTTGATGGCCTTGATGGTGCCAATATCGACGATAGGCGTTTTGCCTGTTTCCCGGAGTTGGACGGCCGGATGCATCTTTGAAGATTCCAGACCATAGGGCTTTAAATTGCCAAAATATAGCTTTCGGATTTGAGAGCCTAGCCAGTCGCCCAGGCCAAAGGGAAGTTTTGCCAACTGTTTGGAGGTAACCTGGACAGGCCGCCCATTAAGGTCCCTAGGGACGACACTAATGGGATGGCGAACGGAAATATAGGTGTCAACTCCTTTTTCACTCAAATCAAGGGCGACCTCCGCACCCGTATTCCCCATCCCGATCACCAATACTTTTTTACCTTCGTAGGGTGCTGGATTCTTGTACTGAATGCTATGGGTGATATCCCCTTTAAAGGTCGCTTGGCCTGGCCAACTAGGAATGATAGGTACTCGGTTCACCCCCGTGGCGATAATCACCTTTTCAGCCAGGTATTCACTTCCCTTTTGTGTTAGTACCTGCCATTGGCCATTCGATACTTTTTTGATGGTGCTTACCTGCTCGCCAAAGTGAGGATTTATATTAAAATGTTTAGCATATTGGTCAAAATAAGCGGTCAATGCTGCGCGTGAAACGTAGAGGGGATAGTCCTCCGGAAATTCGAGATGAGGGAGGTGGGACCATTGTTTAACCGTATGCAAATGCAGGCGATCATAATGGTTGTGCCAGGTATTTCCGACCTGTTGACTTTGTTCAAGTACTTCAAAATCGAGGCCAGCGTGGCGTAATCTTCCTGCCATGGCCAGCCCCGCAGGACCTGCACCAATGATCAGGTGTTTAATTTTATCCATCTTAAATCAATTCTTTATCTAAAATAGTATAAGCCGCCAGGCGTAGTGGTGAATATAATAATAATTTCGAACTACCGGCCATTAGAGCAATTCCCTTTAAAAACAGTTGTATGGCGACCAGCAATGCCTCGATTATCAATGGCCGTTACCGTTAGTTCCTGGTAGGGGAGGGCATTATTCAAATCGCAAAAATGAATGTTTAGCTCATTGGGTAGAGGTGGCGCATTTCCTTGAAAAATGGTATTTCCATTAAGGTTAATAATCACTTCATTTAGTTGTAATCCATCCAACATATTAATGGTGATATTTACAGGCGTTTGGTCGCCTGAGAGCAAGGGCACATCAATATCGGGCGGCGGCGGTTGATGGAATAGAATTTGGGGTGAAGTTTCCTGGGCAATGGGAATCAACATTTCGGATGGCCCATATTTATTATTGTAGACCCAAGTATTTCCGCTAAAATGAACAACTGCTTTATCCGGTTCCGTGTTGAAGAATTTATTGTTGTAAAATTGCGCTAATTCTTGGGGCGTTCCCCTTACAAAGACATCCGGCGAATCACTTTCTGATGGGTCGTTCACTGCTGCACTTAAGAAGGTATTATGGTGAATTTTCATGCTATGACCGGCAATGCGATGATTCCGTTCTTGTAAGACTTGTAAATAAGGGTGCATATCAATACCATGATGGCCAGTGTAAGGCAGCCAGGAGGTCGGTGCAGTTTGCCTTACCATGATATTATATCGGGCTTCGTAGCCTGTGCCTGGATAGCCACTGCCCGCAGTCGCATGCCATACCCAGTAGATCAGGTTGGCCTCAATTAGTATCGGCAATCCTGACCTGTTGAGGGCAATAACCGGATAAGCATGTACGTCATGAATGAAATTGTGGTGAATGTAAATGTTTTTCCCACCAGGGTAAATTTCGATTCCGCCTCTACTAAATTGGGAGATTTCGCAATTGTCAATTTCTATGTTTTCCTCACCAAGGACAAAACAAATCGTCGATTTGGCTGGACGAAGGTTATAGTCAATATTTGCAAAAGCATCATCCGGACCCCTAAATCGCAAACCCGTAATTCTGACGTCCTGACCTACCCAAAACCAAACGCTTTCGAAAGGCATGTCATTGTTAAAAATCAGCGCTCCTTGCGTGAAGCATTGACCGCGATTGCCGGCCAAGGTCACCCCTGCCGGTATGCGTAAATCGATTTGGCCACTCAGGTCAATCTGGGCACCATTAGCCACCAGGATGGTCTGACCCGCCTGGGCTAGTTCCAATGCGCTAAGAAATTCGGCAGCCGTATGAACGAGAAAATCTCCGCCTTCTACTTGTTTACTATAACAAATACCACCCCCAATGACATCTCCAGTCGGGTTGGCACTGGCGCCGTAGGATGGGTCGTTGATCGGCGCAGCCGGAAGTACCAGGCTTTTAGATAACTTAAATGGATAAGATGCTTCTTTTTGACAGGCTAGTAATAGAGAAAGTAAGCACGCAATAATTACAACAGTGGGGTTAGGTTTTAATATCATTAGTGTTATTCTTGACAAGCTGCGGAATCTAACATGCTCTAAGGGGAGGGGAACTACCTAAGATCATGGGTATAAACGACTCACAAATATACAACCCTACCAATGATATTTCAAATTGATTTTAAGAAGCGTCGCAATTTTGACAGCTTTGCACACAAGTTTACCAAGAACTTAATGTTCTCTATGCATTTTTTGTGGCATTTATAGAATTGGACTTTT containing:
- a CDS encoding right-handed parallel beta-helix repeat-containing protein; this translates as MILKPNPTVVIIACLLSLLLACQKEASYPFKLSKSLVLPAAPINDPSYGASANPTGDVIGGGICYSKQVEGGDFLVHTAAEFLSALELAQAGQTILVANGAQIDLSGQIDLRIPAGVTLAGNRGQCFTQGALIFNNDMPFESVWFWVGQDVRITGLRFRGPDDAFANIDYNLRPAKSTICFVLGEENIEIDNCEISQFSRGGIEIYPGGKNIYIHHNFIHDVHAYPVIALNRSGLPILIEANLIYWVWHATAGSGYPGTGYEARYNIMVRQTAPTSWLPYTGHHGIDMHPYLQVLQERNHRIAGHSMKIHHNTFLSAAVNDPSESDSPDVFVRGTPQELAQFYNNKFFNTEPDKAVVHFSGNTWVYNNKYGPSEMLIPIAQETSPQILFHQPPPPDIDVPLLSGDQTPVNITINMLDGLQLNEVIINLNGNTIFQGNAPPLPNELNIHFCDLNNALPYQELTVTAIDNRGIAGRHTTVFKGNCSNGR
- a CDS encoding NAD(P)/FAD-dependent oxidoreductase, whose translation is MDKIKHLIIGAGPAGLAMAGRLRHAGLDFEVLEQSQQVGNTWHNHYDRLHLHTVKQWSHLPHLEFPEDYPLYVSRAALTAYFDQYAKHFNINPHFGEQVSTIKKVSNGQWQVLTQKGSEYLAEKVIIATGVNRVPIIPSWPGQATFKGDITHSIQYKNPAPYEGKKVLVIGMGNTGAEVALDLSEKGVDTYISVRHPISVVPRDLNGRPVQVTSKQLAKLPFGLGDWLGSQIRKLYFGNLKPYGLESSKMHPAVQLRETGKTPIVDIGTIKAIKAGAIKVVKDIDHFTETGVQLKTGGHLEVDSVILATGYKAKVEAFLEKAEDLLDQYGCPKTPIADGFHTGIFFLGFDNYKLGGILGTIYSDSELILEHLK